A region from the Xenopus laevis strain J_2021 chromosome 4S, Xenopus_laevis_v10.1, whole genome shotgun sequence genome encodes:
- the cpsf7.S gene encoding cleavage and polyadenylation specific factor 7 S homeolog isoform X1: protein MADGADLIDIYAEEEFIQVGETRSGSKRNESEFAAEQVDLYDDVLAVPAISSLYTDGNRNISSLEAPSPIQSTSPKSYNKTSEILYLGGRNRVSMYIGNFSWWTTDQQLLTLIRSLGIKDHVEIKFAENRANGQSKGFAEVTLSSESSMNLILEHLPQKKLNGKKLDVRPANRQNLSFFEALSRKKIPPRANSKSSSDLTDGSSTLGEPAMLSPPAEAPKRIMPLLSNTSYCEAPSRIPVMTLQHPTMTLPPPPPQSPTLHAAYRPPPIPPLHYTHLMPPPPRLLPPPLGMPPPGSVPPSLHLNPAFFPPPNSVLCPPPEPFKMIPHPYIHSRDPKGPYPPVSDAEFEELMNRNRAISRSALSNAVCGATSGDYANAIKTLETAIAVIKESRVANDDRCRVLLASLKDCLHGIQDKANSSRKRHRSRDRSPSRSREGSSRRHRDSHDRSDEYYQERHRDKDRHR, encoded by the exons GAGTCGGAGTTTGCTGCTGAGCAGGTAGACCTGTATGACGATGTGTTGGCTGTGCCGGCAATTTCTTCCCTGTACACTGATGGCAACAGAAACATCAGCTCCCTGGAAGCACCATCTCCCATACAGAGCACCTCTCCTAAGTCATACAACAAGACTTCTGAAATCCTGTACCTCGGTGGGCGCAACAGGGTGTCCATGTACATTGGGAACTTCTCGTGG tggACAACAGATCAGCAGCTGCTCACTCTGATCCGTTCCCTGGGCATCAAAGATCATGTGGAAATAAAATTTGCAGAGAATAGAGCTAATGGCCAGTCCAAAGG GTTTGCAGAGGTCACTCTCTCCTCTGAATCCTCCATGAATCTTATACTCGAGCATTTGCCTCAGAAGAAGCTGAATGGGAAGAAGCTGGATGTGCGACCAGCCAATCGGCAGAACTTGTCCTTCTTTGAAGCACTTTCACGCAAGA AGATTCCACCCCGAGCAAATTCAAAGAGCTCTTCAGATTTGACAGACGGGTCTTCCACACTAGGCGAGCCTGCCATGTTGTCACCTCCAGCCGAGGCTCCAAAAAGGATCATGccgttgctctccaacacctccTATTGTGAAGCTCCTTCTCGCATCCCTGTCATGACCCTTCAACATCCCACTATgactcttcctcctcctcctcctcagtctCCCACATTGCATGCTGCTTACCGGCCACCCCCTATTCCCCCTCTACACTATACCCATTTAATGCCTCCACCTCCCAGGCTGCTGCCGCCTCCATTAGGCATGCCTCCACCTGGCAGTGTACCACCTTCCCTCCATCTAAACCCTGCCTTCTTTCCCCCTCCCAATTCTGTCCTTTGTCCCCCGCCGGAACCATTCAAGATGATTCCCCACCCCTATATACATAGCCG AGACCCGAAAGGTCCGTATCCTCCAGTAAGTGACGCAGAGTTTGAAGAGTTAATGAACAGAAACCGTGCAATCTCTAGGAGCGCGCTCTCGAACGCTGTATGCGGGGCAACTTCAG GGGATTATGCAAACGCCATCAAAACTCTAGAAACAGCCATTGCTGTGATTAAGGAGTCTCGTGTGGCCAATGACGATCGCTGCCGGGTCCTGCTTGCCTCCCTCAAAGACTGTTTGCATGGGATTCAGGACAAAGCCAACTCTTCCAG GAAGAGACACCGCTCCAGAGACAGATCTCCTAGCCGATCAAGGGAAGGCAGCAGCCGGCGTCACAGAGACTCGCACGACCGATCGGATGAATATTACCAAGAGCGACATCGCGACAAGGATCGACACCGCTGA
- the cpsf7.S gene encoding cleavage and polyadenylation specific factor 7 S homeolog isoform X2: MADGADLIDIYAEEEFIQESEFAAEQVDLYDDVLAVPAISSLYTDGNRNISSLEAPSPIQSTSPKSYNKTSEILYLGGRNRVSMYIGNFSWWTTDQQLLTLIRSLGIKDHVEIKFAENRANGQSKGFAEVTLSSESSMNLILEHLPQKKLNGKKLDVRPANRQNLSFFEALSRKKIPPRANSKSSSDLTDGSSTLGEPAMLSPPAEAPKRIMPLLSNTSYCEAPSRIPVMTLQHPTMTLPPPPPQSPTLHAAYRPPPIPPLHYTHLMPPPPRLLPPPLGMPPPGSVPPSLHLNPAFFPPPNSVLCPPPEPFKMIPHPYIHSRDPKGPYPPVSDAEFEELMNRNRAISRSALSNAVCGATSGDYANAIKTLETAIAVIKESRVANDDRCRVLLASLKDCLHGIQDKANSSRKRHRSRDRSPSRSREGSSRRHRDSHDRSDEYYQERHRDKDRHR; this comes from the exons GAGTCGGAGTTTGCTGCTGAGCAGGTAGACCTGTATGACGATGTGTTGGCTGTGCCGGCAATTTCTTCCCTGTACACTGATGGCAACAGAAACATCAGCTCCCTGGAAGCACCATCTCCCATACAGAGCACCTCTCCTAAGTCATACAACAAGACTTCTGAAATCCTGTACCTCGGTGGGCGCAACAGGGTGTCCATGTACATTGGGAACTTCTCGTGG tggACAACAGATCAGCAGCTGCTCACTCTGATCCGTTCCCTGGGCATCAAAGATCATGTGGAAATAAAATTTGCAGAGAATAGAGCTAATGGCCAGTCCAAAGG GTTTGCAGAGGTCACTCTCTCCTCTGAATCCTCCATGAATCTTATACTCGAGCATTTGCCTCAGAAGAAGCTGAATGGGAAGAAGCTGGATGTGCGACCAGCCAATCGGCAGAACTTGTCCTTCTTTGAAGCACTTTCACGCAAGA AGATTCCACCCCGAGCAAATTCAAAGAGCTCTTCAGATTTGACAGACGGGTCTTCCACACTAGGCGAGCCTGCCATGTTGTCACCTCCAGCCGAGGCTCCAAAAAGGATCATGccgttgctctccaacacctccTATTGTGAAGCTCCTTCTCGCATCCCTGTCATGACCCTTCAACATCCCACTATgactcttcctcctcctcctcctcagtctCCCACATTGCATGCTGCTTACCGGCCACCCCCTATTCCCCCTCTACACTATACCCATTTAATGCCTCCACCTCCCAGGCTGCTGCCGCCTCCATTAGGCATGCCTCCACCTGGCAGTGTACCACCTTCCCTCCATCTAAACCCTGCCTTCTTTCCCCCTCCCAATTCTGTCCTTTGTCCCCCGCCGGAACCATTCAAGATGATTCCCCACCCCTATATACATAGCCG AGACCCGAAAGGTCCGTATCCTCCAGTAAGTGACGCAGAGTTTGAAGAGTTAATGAACAGAAACCGTGCAATCTCTAGGAGCGCGCTCTCGAACGCTGTATGCGGGGCAACTTCAG GGGATTATGCAAACGCCATCAAAACTCTAGAAACAGCCATTGCTGTGATTAAGGAGTCTCGTGTGGCCAATGACGATCGCTGCCGGGTCCTGCTTGCCTCCCTCAAAGACTGTTTGCATGGGATTCAGGACAAAGCCAACTCTTCCAG GAAGAGACACCGCTCCAGAGACAGATCTCCTAGCCGATCAAGGGAAGGCAGCAGCCGGCGTCACAGAGACTCGCACGACCGATCGGATGAATATTACCAAGAGCGACATCGCGACAAGGATCGACACCGCTGA